From the Desulfosarcina sp. BuS5 genome, one window contains:
- a CDS encoding AbiJ-NTD4 domain-containing protein, with the protein MKFSERIEIKPVETALQVQGMNDELRNSLWNVLDVFIWSKNNFLYRQYGSGDIEEFSRRLWFHYFKKPMDSRPERAHRILEAIRSYYFECPWYEVYDFLEYVLLAERNARLIKAINNILERELSGYRFIESAFVPVTDEVEIEAVQKALTEGPFNGVHAHLKKAMEHLARRENPDYRNSIKESISAVESMSRVITGNSKATLGEALTILEKKGHLHPALKKGFSSIYGYTRDEDGIRHAMLDEPDISVSDAKFFLVSCSTFINYLKTTIV; encoded by the coding sequence ATGAAGTTCAGTGAGAGAATAGAAATCAAGCCAGTTGAAACAGCTCTTCAAGTGCAGGGAATGAACGATGAATTACGTAATTCTTTGTGGAATGTCCTAGATGTTTTTATATGGAGTAAGAACAATTTCTTGTATAGACAGTATGGATCAGGTGATATTGAAGAATTTAGCCGTCGGCTATGGTTTCACTATTTCAAGAAACCAATGGATTCACGACCTGAAAGAGCACATAGAATATTAGAAGCTATTAGGAGTTACTATTTTGAATGCCCTTGGTATGAAGTTTATGATTTTTTAGAGTATGTATTATTAGCTGAGCGCAACGCCAGATTAATCAAAGCAATAAACAATATACTTGAGCGAGAATTATCAGGTTATCGTTTTATTGAATCTGCATTTGTTCCTGTCACTGATGAAGTGGAAATTGAAGCGGTACAAAAGGCTTTAACAGAAGGCCCCTTTAACGGTGTTCATGCACATCTTAAGAAAGCAATGGAACACTTGGCTAGAAGAGAAAATCCTGACTATAGAAATTCAATCAAAGAGTCAATATCTGCCGTCGAAAGTATGTCTCGTGTGATAACTGGAAATTCAAAAGCGACTTTGGGGGAAGCGTTAACTATTCTCGAAAAAAAAGGACATCTGCATCCTGCTCTTAAAAAAGGATTCTCTTCAATTTATGGATATACTAGGGATGAAGATGGAATAAGACATGCCATGTTAGACGAACCAGATATTTCGGTTTCTGATGCAAAGTTTTTCCTAGTATCATGCTCAACATTTATAAATTATTTAAAAACAACTATCGTATAA
- the ltrA gene encoding group II intron reverse transcriptase/maturase — MGDTQMSQTISTKSREIARTVACNSRPIEWGQPPVLTGGSSLIKIELLAQSNPELVFTSVVHRIDFDLLKQSFRKIRKSKSAGVDKVTAKEYAENLDQNLYNLYERLRRGQYVASPVKRIWIDKEGGKKRPIGIPVLEDKIVQKAAAAILNVIFDRNFYNFSHAFRKGRSQHMAIKDLREQCLKQNISWIVSADITGLFDNINHELLKDMIRRRVSDGGMIRLIGKWLNAGVMEEGNLTYSETGTPQGGVISPVLSNIFLHYVLDDWYVKEVIPRMKGRCSIIRWADDFILGFEYEKDALRVMDVLPRRFEQFELSLHPEKTKLIRFSKRISGKGNGTFDFLGFTFYWSKSLKGYMVIKKKTARKRSSRFMKRIWIWCKDNRHKPMAEQYEILCSKLRGFYQYFGVISNYKVLEVVFEYTEKAWRRWLSRRSHKGEVMFEDLRTTYPLPLPRIVHNI, encoded by the coding sequence ATGGGAGATACACAGATGTCACAAACCATATCAACAAAAAGCCGAGAAATTGCAAGAACGGTCGCTTGCAATTCCAGACCGATAGAATGGGGACAACCACCGGTGTTAACAGGTGGGTCATCCCTTATCAAAATCGAGCTGCTTGCTCAAAGTAATCCTGAACTGGTATTTACATCAGTAGTCCATCGGATAGACTTTGATTTACTGAAACAATCCTTTCGTAAAATTCGGAAAAGCAAATCTGCAGGAGTGGACAAGGTTACGGCAAAGGAGTATGCCGAAAATCTTGATCAAAACCTCTATAATCTGTATGAACGACTGCGGAGAGGACAGTACGTTGCGTCTCCTGTAAAGCGTATCTGGATAGACAAGGAAGGAGGGAAAAAGCGTCCAATTGGCATACCTGTACTTGAGGATAAAATTGTCCAGAAAGCAGCAGCAGCCATATTGAATGTCATATTTGACAGGAATTTTTACAATTTTTCCCATGCATTCAGAAAAGGTCGGAGCCAACACATGGCAATCAAAGATTTACGTGAGCAATGCTTGAAGCAGAATATCAGCTGGATAGTAAGCGCAGATATTACAGGACTATTTGACAATATTAATCACGAGTTACTTAAAGACATGATACGTCGGAGAGTAAGTGACGGCGGAATGATTCGCCTGATAGGGAAGTGGTTGAATGCAGGCGTAATGGAGGAAGGCAACCTGACGTACTCTGAAACGGGCACTCCACAGGGAGGAGTAATTTCCCCTGTGCTCAGTAATATCTTTCTTCATTATGTTTTAGATGACTGGTACGTGAAAGAAGTGATCCCCCGGATGAAAGGGAGATGCTCCATCATACGCTGGGCGGATGATTTCATCCTCGGGTTCGAGTATGAAAAAGACGCATTGCGTGTCATGGATGTATTACCCAGGCGGTTCGAACAGTTCGAGCTGTCACTTCACCCGGAAAAGACAAAACTGATTCGATTTTCCAAACGCATTAGCGGAAAGGGAAACGGGACGTTTGATTTTTTAGGGTTTACATTTTACTGGTCAAAATCATTAAAAGGGTACATGGTAATAAAGAAAAAGACGGCAAGAAAGCGTTCAAGCCGTTTTATGAAGAGAATATGGATATGGTGCAAGGATAACCGTCATAAGCCAATGGCCGAGCAGTATGAGATTCTTTGCAGTAAACTGCGAGGTTTTTACCAGTACTTTGGAGTAATAAGTAACTACAAAGTGCTGGAAGTTGTGTTTGAATATACTGAGAAAGCATGGCGTCGATGGTTAAGCCGAAGAAGTCACAAGGGCGAAGTAATGTTCGAGGACTTGCGCACAACATACCCACTGCCATTACCCAGAATAGTCCATAATATTTGA
- a CDS encoding Crp/Fnr family transcriptional regulator, whose translation MEKILEIISKTPIFNGLSEDQLKAMRSIAEDQFYDKGKIIFMEGDEGNGFYIVAAGKVKIYKVSMDGKEQILHIYGPGNPFGEVSVFSGLKFPAVAEALIKSHILFFPKDSFISLLSKNPSLALKILALLSRRLRQFTLLIENLSLKEVPGRLAAYFISLSEEQDIPDILTLPVSKGQLSSLLGTIPETMSRILSRMSKDGLIEVNGREIKILNNPGLEELAEYGKLL comes from the coding sequence ATGGAAAAAATTCTGGAAATTATATCAAAGACCCCTATTTTCAACGGACTATCCGAGGATCAGCTTAAAGCCATGAGAAGTATCGCCGAAGATCAGTTTTATGATAAAGGCAAGATTATTTTTATGGAAGGAGATGAGGGGAACGGTTTCTATATTGTTGCTGCCGGCAAGGTTAAAATCTACAAAGTCTCCATGGACGGTAAGGAGCAAATACTTCACATATACGGACCAGGCAACCCCTTTGGCGAGGTTTCGGTTTTTTCCGGCCTGAAATTTCCTGCCGTCGCTGAAGCTCTTATTAAAAGTCACATACTCTTTTTTCCCAAGGATTCTTTTATAAGTCTGTTATCAAAAAATCCGTCCCTGGCCCTAAAGATACTTGCCCTTCTTTCAAGAAGACTCCGTCAGTTCACACTTTTGATAGAAAACCTGTCCCTTAAAGAAGTTCCAGGACGTTTGGCCGCATATTTTATTTCTTTATCCGAAGAACAGGACATACCTGACATCTTGACTCTGCCTGTTTCCAAGGGTCAACTCTCCAGCCTGCTGGGAACAATACCGGAAACCATGTCGCGCATTCTGTCCAGGATGAGCAAGGATGGCCTGATTGAGGTTAATGGAAGGGAAATAAAAATATTAAACAATCCCGGGCTTGAAGAGCTGGCTGAATACGGAAAGTTATTATGA
- a CDS encoding type II toxin-antitoxin system VapC family toxin, whose translation MAKSIVIDTGFWFALFDDRDRYHEDALLYFEYIAPHTLLIPWPTLYETLNTRFSRRQSWTEKFHRIIKSHSTYYISDKDYKEVSLNYFFSHGQRFSLVDIIIRNILEDDSVKIDAILTFNESDFIDICYKKGIELFNG comes from the coding sequence ATGGCAAAATCAATAGTAATAGACACAGGATTTTGGTTTGCTCTATTTGATGATAGAGACCGTTACCATGAAGACGCTTTGTTATATTTTGAATATATCGCTCCACATACATTACTAATTCCTTGGCCAACACTATATGAGACTTTAAATACTAGATTCTCTCGACGTCAGTCATGGACTGAAAAGTTCCATAGAATTATAAAATCTCATTCCACTTATTATATATCAGATAAAGATTATAAAGAAGTCTCTCTGAATTATTTTTTTAGTCATGGGCAGAGATTTAGTTTGGTAGATATAATAATAAGAAATATCTTGGAAGATGATTCCGTCAAAATAGATGCAATTCTTACCTTTAATGAGTCTGATTTCATTGATATATGTTATAAAAAGGGAATTGAATTATTTAATGGCTAA